One Streptomyces sp. B21-105 genomic region harbors:
- a CDS encoding class E sortase, protein MTALRPEREDSYGAAASYESFGGDPYGADLYEEQAYRQPADAEQGYRPQPADEETVALRIPPSAAFGRGPVPASGASVDAAAPGTPAGGRAARRKAAKGRRGRRGGTAEVSESYNGSDAPAQDERPLSRVEARRRERARKPSPAVVVSRAVGEVFITTGVLMLLFVTYQLWWTNVRAHAQADREASSLQDDWASGKRAPGTFSPGQGFAILHIPKLDVVVPIAEGVSNKKVLDKGMVGHYGEDPLATAMPEAKTGNFGLAGHRNTHGEPFRYINRLQAGDAIVVETQNEYFVYKMTSTLPVTAPSNTSVLDPVPPGSGLTGPGRYITLTTCTPEFTSKYRLIVWGKMVEERPRSKGKPDALVE, encoded by the coding sequence GTGACCGCGCTGCGGCCCGAGCGCGAGGATTCGTACGGCGCCGCCGCGTCGTACGAGTCCTTCGGCGGTGATCCGTACGGCGCCGATCTCTACGAGGAGCAGGCGTACCGGCAGCCCGCCGACGCGGAGCAGGGGTACCGGCCGCAGCCCGCCGACGAGGAGACGGTGGCGCTGCGGATACCACCGTCGGCCGCGTTCGGCCGTGGACCCGTACCGGCCTCTGGGGCTTCCGTCGACGCTGCGGCCCCCGGAACCCCGGCGGGCGGCCGTGCGGCCCGCAGGAAGGCCGCAAAGGGCCGTCGTGGGCGTCGTGGCGGTACGGCTGAGGTGTCCGAGTCGTACAACGGGTCCGACGCGCCCGCGCAGGACGAGCGGCCGCTGTCGCGCGTCGAGGCGCGACGCCGGGAGCGGGCGCGCAAGCCGAGCCCGGCCGTGGTCGTCAGCCGGGCGGTCGGCGAGGTGTTCATCACCACGGGTGTGCTGATGCTGCTGTTCGTGACCTACCAGCTGTGGTGGACGAACGTGCGGGCCCATGCGCAGGCGGACCGGGAGGCGAGCAGCCTCCAGGACGACTGGGCCAGCGGCAAGCGCGCCCCCGGCACGTTCTCGCCGGGGCAGGGCTTCGCCATCCTGCACATCCCCAAGCTGGACGTGGTGGTGCCGATCGCCGAGGGCGTCAGCAACAAGAAGGTCCTCGACAAGGGCATGGTCGGCCACTACGGCGAGGATCCGCTGGCGACGGCGATGCCCGAGGCGAAGACCGGGAACTTCGGGCTCGCGGGCCACCGCAACACCCACGGCGAGCCGTTCCGGTACATCAACAGGCTGCAGGCGGGCGACGCCATCGTCGTGGAGACGCAGAACGAGTACTTCGTCTACAAGATGACGTCGACGCTGCCGGTGACCGCGCCGAGCAACACGAGCGTGCTGGATCCGGTGCCGCCGGGTTCCGGACTCACCGGGCCGGGCCGGTACATCACCCTCACCACCTGCACGCCGGAGTTCACCAGCAAGTACCGCTTGATCGTCTGGGGCAAGATGGTCGAGGAACGGCCGCGCAGCAAGGGCAAGCCGGATGCGCTCGTCGAATAG
- a CDS encoding restriction endonuclease: protein MINETVLLESKSLRASVRDRTEVLDRVKALSLLPDGVHVTTAMAAAYFEVGITAIRALVLDHRAELEASGYRVLSGAELRCFKQLSGIQSRTATLALFPRRAVLNVAMLLRDSEVARQVRVYLLDMEAQVRAHPVENSVRRSGTSLDSLIDDRIDERIAHILGKTVVPLFNALIEASGEHRRELIALRADLQSVENRLRQHRARLRRLEIRSPRGASVR from the coding sequence ATGATCAACGAAACGGTGCTGCTGGAATCCAAGTCCCTGCGCGCGAGCGTGCGGGACCGGACCGAGGTCCTGGACCGGGTGAAGGCCCTGTCCCTGCTGCCGGACGGGGTGCATGTGACGACGGCGATGGCGGCCGCCTATTTCGAGGTGGGCATCACGGCGATCCGCGCGCTCGTCCTCGATCACCGAGCCGAACTCGAAGCAAGCGGATACCGCGTCTTGTCAGGTGCAGAACTGCGTTGCTTCAAGCAACTCAGTGGGATCCAGTCGCGCACAGCCACCCTCGCCCTCTTCCCCCGCCGGGCCGTCCTCAACGTCGCGATGCTGCTCAGGGACAGCGAAGTCGCACGTCAGGTGCGTGTGTACCTGCTGGACATGGAGGCCCAGGTCCGCGCACACCCTGTGGAAAACTCCGTCAGGAGGAGCGGCACCTCGCTGGACAGCCTCATCGACGACCGCATCGACGAGCGCATCGCCCACATTCTCGGCAAGACCGTCGTCCCCCTGTTCAACGCCCTGATCGAGGCGTCGGGCGAACACCGCAGAGAGCTGATCGCCCTGCGCGCCGACCTGCAGAGCGTGGAGAACCGGCTGCGTCAGCACCGGGCCCGGCTGCGGAGGCTGGAGATCCGCAGCCCTCGGGGAGCCTCGGTCAGGTGA
- a CDS encoding class E sortase: MRVIVRTFSELCVTVGAVIVLFVVYVLFWTGVRAERAMEDQIDVLHEQWGRQSADPAPSAGPASGAGSAPSASPTDAARQPDYRSGRPFAVMYIPRLGFTWNKPVLEGTLAGTLKKGLGHYAGTARLGQTGNFSVAGHRRTYGDPFKDFPELRRGDAVVLTDGTTWFTYRIDKGPYKTVPSDVEVIDAVPRKSGYTRPGRYLTLTTCEPEWGHSHRLIVWAHLDSTQPVEAGEPKALRR; encoded by the coding sequence GTGCGGGTGATCGTCAGGACGTTCAGCGAGCTGTGTGTCACCGTGGGCGCCGTCATCGTCCTATTCGTCGTCTATGTGCTGTTCTGGACCGGAGTGCGGGCCGAGCGGGCCATGGAGGACCAGATCGACGTCCTGCACGAGCAGTGGGGGCGGCAGAGCGCGGACCCCGCCCCGAGCGCTGGCCCCGCCTCGGGCGCCGGCTCCGCCCCGAGCGCGAGCCCTACCGATGCCGCGCGACAGCCCGACTACCGCAGCGGCCGGCCCTTCGCGGTGATGTACATCCCGCGCCTTGGTTTCACGTGGAACAAGCCGGTGCTCGAGGGGACGTTGGCCGGCACGCTCAAGAAGGGGCTGGGCCATTACGCCGGGACGGCCCGGCTGGGGCAGACCGGGAACTTCTCCGTCGCCGGCCACCGCCGGACCTACGGTGACCCGTTCAAGGACTTTCCCGAGCTCAGACGGGGTGACGCCGTGGTGCTGACCGACGGGACGACCTGGTTCACGTATCGGATCGACAAAGGGCCCTACAAAACAGTGCCCTCGGACGTCGAGGTGATCGACGCTGTGCCACGTAAGTCGGGGTACACGCGTCCGGGCCGGTACCTGACGTTGACCACGTGCGAACCCGAATGGGGCCACAGTCACCGGCTGATCGTCTGGGCGCACCTGGACTCCACCCAGCCCGTGGAGGCAGGCGAACCCAAGGCTCTGCGCCGTTAG
- a CDS encoding peptidylprolyl isomerase: MAEHLYATLKTSAGDVEIRLFPDHAPKTVRNFVELATGEREWVNPETGVKSSARLYDGTVFHRVISGFMIQGGDPLGNGTGDPGYQFADEFHPELRFDRPYLLAMANSGPNTNGSQFFITVAPTAWLTRKHTIFGEVVDAAGQKVVDAIAKVQTNSRTKRPLKDIVIESVVVERRTT; encoded by the coding sequence GTGGCCGAGCACCTGTACGCCACCCTGAAGACCAGTGCCGGCGACGTCGAGATCCGGCTCTTCCCGGACCACGCCCCCAAGACGGTCAGGAACTTCGTGGAACTCGCCACCGGCGAGCGCGAGTGGGTCAACCCCGAGACGGGCGTGAAGTCCTCGGCCAGGCTCTACGACGGCACCGTCTTCCACCGGGTGATCAGCGGATTCATGATCCAGGGCGGCGATCCGCTGGGCAACGGCACCGGTGACCCCGGCTACCAGTTCGCGGACGAGTTCCACCCGGAACTGCGATTCGACAGGCCCTACCTGCTGGCCATGGCCAACTCCGGCCCGAACACCAACGGCTCGCAGTTCTTCATCACCGTCGCCCCGACGGCCTGGCTGACCCGCAAGCACACCATCTTCGGCGAGGTCGTCGACGCGGCCGGCCAGAAGGTCGTCGACGCCATCGCGAAGGTCCAGACCAACTCACGCACGAAGCGTCCGCTGAAGGACATCGTCATCGAGTCGGTCGTCGTGGAGCGCCGCACGACCTGA
- a CDS encoding DUF881 domain-containing protein encodes MSNSADSPRTGSTGSAPDPGHVSPSMSSAAPDAVPPPAPGPGRRGGFGGFRPVRLLTVGVFALAGLLFFTSFNTAKGTNIRTDASLLKLSDLIQERSQKNGELDETNGALRNDVESLAEADDGSTQAQDEKLAGLEKSAGTQKLKGRAVTVTLNDAPPNATAKLPGYPEPQPDYLVIHQQDLQAVVNALWQGGAQGIKVMDQRLISTSAVRCVGNTLILQGRVYSPPYTIQAVGDPEKMQQALADSPAIQNYMVYVNVYGLGWKVTENGTVTLPGYSGTVDLHYAKPVK; translated from the coding sequence TTGAGCAATTCTGCCGACTCCCCACGGACGGGATCAACGGGTTCCGCGCCCGATCCCGGACACGTTTCTCCATCGATGTCCTCGGCGGCCCCGGACGCGGTCCCTCCGCCCGCTCCCGGTCCCGGCCGCAGGGGCGGCTTCGGCGGCTTCCGGCCGGTGCGGCTGCTCACCGTGGGCGTCTTCGCCCTCGCCGGTCTCCTCTTCTTCACCAGCTTCAACACCGCCAAGGGCACCAACATCCGCACGGACGCCTCCCTGCTGAAGTTGTCCGACCTCATCCAGGAGCGCAGCCAGAAGAACGGCGAGCTGGACGAGACGAACGGCGCCCTGCGTAACGACGTGGAATCGCTGGCGGAGGCGGACGACGGCAGCACCCAGGCCCAGGACGAGAAGCTCGCCGGCCTGGAGAAGAGCGCCGGCACCCAGAAACTCAAGGGGCGTGCGGTCACCGTCACGCTCAACGACGCCCCGCCGAACGCCACCGCCAAGCTCCCCGGCTACCCGGAGCCGCAGCCTGACTACCTGGTAATCCACCAGCAGGACCTCCAGGCCGTGGTGAACGCGCTCTGGCAGGGAGGCGCCCAGGGCATCAAGGTCATGGACCAGCGGCTGATCTCCACCAGCGCCGTCCGCTGCGTCGGCAACACCCTGATCCTCCAGGGCCGCGTCTACTCCCCGCCGTACACGATCCAGGCGGTGGGGGACCCGGAGAAGATGCAGCAGGCGCTCGCGGACTCCCCGGCGATTCAGAACTACATGGTCTACGTGAACGTCTACGGCCTCGGCTGGAAAGTCACCGAGAACGGGACGGTGACTCTGCCGGGCTACTCGGGCACAGTGGATCTGCACTACGCCAAGCCTGTGAAGTAG
- a CDS encoding aminodeoxychorismate/anthranilate synthase component II, with protein sequence MSARILVVDNYDSFVFNLVQYLYQLGAECEVLRNDEVSTAHAQDGFDGVLLSPGPGTPEEAGVCVEMVRHCADTGVPVFGVCLGMQSMQVAYGGVVDRAPELLHGKTSPVEHKGRGVFAGLPSPFTATRYHSLAAESGTVPAELEVTARTHDGIIMGLRHRELPVEGVQFHPESVLTEHGHRMLANWLVECGDEGAVARSAGLAPVVGRATA encoded by the coding sequence GTGAGCGCGCGCATTCTCGTCGTCGACAACTACGACAGCTTCGTCTTCAACCTGGTCCAGTACCTGTACCAGCTGGGCGCCGAGTGCGAGGTCCTGCGCAACGACGAGGTCTCCACGGCCCACGCGCAGGACGGTTTCGACGGCGTTCTGCTGTCCCCCGGGCCGGGTACGCCCGAGGAGGCGGGCGTCTGCGTGGAGATGGTCCGCCACTGTGCGGACACCGGGGTTCCCGTCTTCGGCGTCTGCCTGGGCATGCAGTCGATGCAGGTGGCGTACGGCGGGGTCGTGGACCGCGCGCCGGAGCTGCTGCACGGCAAGACCTCGCCGGTGGAGCACAAGGGCAGGGGTGTCTTCGCCGGTCTGCCGTCGCCTTTCACCGCGACCCGCTACCACTCGCTGGCCGCCGAGTCGGGGACGGTCCCTGCCGAGCTCGAGGTCACCGCCCGGACCCACGACGGCATCATCATGGGCCTGCGCCACCGGGAACTGCCCGTCGAGGGCGTGCAGTTCCACCCGGAGTCGGTGCTGACCGAGCACGGGCACCGGATGCTGGCCAACTGGTTGGTGGAGTGCGGCGACGAGGGCGCGGTGGCGAGGTCGGCGGGGCTCGCCCCGGTGGTGGGCAGGGCCACGGCGTGA
- a CDS encoding class E sortase, which translates to MAATTGDTEHDEHTRVDASGPAPRRRGGRVALAVSVFGELLITVGLVLGLFVVYSLWWTNVVADRHANRQGDKVRDTWEQEKDTGPGALDTKDGIGFLHVPAMRNGEVLVMKGTSSKILNEGVAGYYTDPSQATLPMTGKKGNFTLAAHRDGHGAKFHNIDKLDKGDPIVFETKDKWYVYKVYDVLDETSKYNVQVLAQVPKESGKTKAGHYITLTTCTPVYTSRYRYVVWGELVRVEKVDANRTPPRELT; encoded by the coding sequence GTGGCAGCGACCACCGGCGACACCGAGCACGATGAACACACGCGTGTGGACGCGTCCGGGCCGGCGCCGCGGCGCAGGGGCGGCCGCGTCGCCCTGGCCGTCAGTGTCTTCGGGGAGCTCCTCATCACGGTCGGCCTGGTGCTCGGCCTGTTCGTCGTCTACTCCCTGTGGTGGACCAATGTCGTCGCCGACCGGCACGCAAACCGGCAGGGCGATAAGGTGCGCGACACCTGGGAGCAGGAGAAGGACACCGGCCCGGGGGCCCTCGACACCAAGGACGGCATCGGCTTCCTGCACGTCCCCGCGATGAGGAACGGGGAGGTGCTGGTGATGAAGGGCACCTCGTCGAAGATCCTCAACGAAGGTGTCGCCGGCTACTACACGGACCCGAGCCAGGCGACGCTGCCGATGACGGGCAAGAAGGGCAACTTCACCCTCGCCGCCCACCGCGACGGCCACGGGGCGAAGTTCCACAACATCGACAAGCTGGACAAGGGCGACCCGATCGTCTTCGAGACGAAGGACAAGTGGTACGTCTACAAGGTGTACGACGTCCTCGACGAGACCTCGAAGTACAACGTGCAGGTCCTCGCCCAGGTCCCGAAGGAGTCCGGGAAGACCAAGGCGGGTCACTACATCACCCTGACGACCTGCACGCCGGTGTACACGTCCCGCTACCGGTACGTGGTCTGGGGGGAACTGGTGCGGGTCGAGAAGGTCGACGCCAACCGCACCCCGCCGAGGGAACTCACCTGA
- a CDS encoding protein kinase domain-containing protein → MGEVFAARYELADPIGRGGVGAVWRAWDHRRRRYVAAKVLQQSDAHALLRFVREQALRIDHPHVLAPASWAADDDKVLFTMDLVAGGSLAHIVGDYGPLPPVFVCTLLDQLLSGLAAVHAEGVVHRDIKPANILLEATGTARPRLRLSDFGIAMRLGEPRLTDTDLVVGTPGYLAPEQMLGADPDFPADLFAVGLVALYLLEGAKPDTKALVEYFADHGTPGAPKNVPEPLWQVVATLLQPDPQARFRTATGARKALAAAAELLPEPGPDDEMIEIFDQLGPLPKGYGPDGPVPRSDGSTTRPENPAPGPAGPRDPARPSVASLPSRPPSAPAQAPPRPAAPPSSPSHAPGPASALFPERTPTPSHAPSHAPPHAPSMSDTGSFPLPPPQPTSGSFPAAQASAPASPGHPMPRPPGHTPPPGSPAPTYHQAPAYEPINEPAYEASYEPTFAPPTREPRADTSSTASYTARDPRTPQHAQHPHPPQHAPVAAAASPRTTGRRGHRAARRGRPGPPVKVAVPLLLLALACYAVGFWALARI, encoded by the coding sequence ATGGGTGAGGTCTTCGCCGCACGGTACGAACTGGCCGACCCGATCGGTCGCGGAGGGGTCGGCGCGGTCTGGCGTGCCTGGGACCATCGCCGCCGCCGCTATGTCGCCGCCAAGGTGCTCCAGCAGAGCGACGCGCACGCGCTGCTGCGCTTCGTGCGCGAGCAGGCGTTGCGGATCGACCATCCTCATGTGCTCGCGCCCGCCAGCTGGGCGGCCGACGACGACAAGGTCCTCTTCACCATGGACCTGGTGGCCGGCGGTTCGCTGGCCCACATCGTCGGCGACTACGGGCCCCTGCCGCCGGTGTTCGTGTGCACGCTGCTCGACCAGCTGCTCTCCGGGCTCGCCGCGGTCCACGCGGAAGGCGTCGTGCACCGCGACATCAAGCCCGCCAACATCCTGCTGGAGGCCACCGGGACGGCACGGCCGCGCCTCAGGCTCTCCGACTTCGGCATCGCGATGCGGCTGGGCGAGCCCCGGCTGACCGACACCGACCTCGTGGTGGGGACGCCGGGCTACCTCGCGCCCGAGCAGATGCTGGGCGCCGACCCCGACTTCCCTGCCGACCTGTTCGCGGTCGGACTGGTCGCGCTGTACCTGCTCGAAGGGGCCAAGCCGGACACCAAGGCCCTGGTCGAGTACTTCGCGGACCACGGAACGCCGGGCGCGCCCAAGAACGTCCCCGAGCCTCTGTGGCAGGTCGTGGCCACACTCCTGCAGCCGGATCCGCAGGCGCGCTTCCGCACCGCCACGGGGGCGCGCAAGGCCCTCGCGGCGGCCGCCGAACTCCTTCCGGAGCCGGGGCCGGACGACGAGATGATCGAGATCTTCGACCAACTCGGGCCGCTGCCCAAGGGGTACGGTCCCGACGGCCCCGTGCCCCGGTCCGACGGCTCGACCACCCGTCCCGAGAACCCCGCGCCCGGGCCCGCCGGGCCACGGGATCCCGCTCGCCCGAGCGTCGCCTCCCTGCCCTCCCGGCCGCCTTCCGCGCCCGCGCAGGCGCCACCCCGGCCCGCCGCTCCTCCGTCCTCCCCCTCGCACGCTCCGGGTCCCGCGTCCGCCCTGTTTCCCGAGCGCACCCCGACTCCCTCGCACGCCCCTTCGCACGCGCCCCCGCACGCCCCCTCGATGTCGGACACCGGCAGCTTCCCTCTGCCGCCGCCGCAGCCGACGTCCGGCTCGTTCCCCGCCGCGCAGGCGTCCGCTCCGGCGTCCCCGGGGCACCCCATGCCCCGTCCTCCCGGCCACACGCCACCGCCCGGCTCCCCCGCGCCCACGTACCACCAGGCGCCCGCCTACGAGCCGATCAACGAGCCCGCGTACGAGGCCTCGTACGAGCCCACGTTCGCCCCGCCCACCCGTGAGCCTCGGGCCGACACCTCATCGACCGCCTCGTACACCGCCCGGGACCCCCGGACGCCGCAGCACGCGCAACACCCGCACCCCCCGCAGCACGCACCTGTGGCGGCGGCTGCCTCGCCGCGGACAACCGGCCGCCGCGGGCATCGCGCCGCCCGCCGGGGACGCCCCGGGCCGCCGGTGAAGGTCGCGGTGCCCCTGCTGCTGCTCGCGCTGGCCTGTTACGCGGTGGGGTTCTGGGCGTTGGCCCGTATCTGA
- a CDS encoding helix-turn-helix domain-containing protein yields MDAAQQEATARARELQRNWYGEPLGALFRKLIDDLGLNQARLAGVLGLSAPMLSQLMSGQRAKIGNPAVVQRVQLLQELAAQVADGSVSAAEATERMDEIKRSQGGSVLSNATQTTTSSGAPTVRRVVREIQSLLRSVAAAGDIIDAADTLAPTHPELAEFLRVYGAGRTSDAVTHYQSHQS; encoded by the coding sequence ATGGACGCCGCACAGCAGGAAGCGACCGCGAGAGCGCGGGAACTGCAGCGGAACTGGTACGGGGAGCCGCTGGGGGCGCTCTTCCGTAAGCTCATCGACGATCTTGGCCTCAACCAGGCTCGTCTCGCGGGGGTGCTGGGACTGTCGGCGCCGATGCTGTCGCAGCTGATGAGCGGTCAGCGGGCGAAGATCGGCAATCCGGCCGTGGTGCAACGGGTGCAGCTCCTGCAGGAGTTGGCCGCACAGGTCGCGGACGGCAGCGTCAGCGCCGCCGAGGCGACCGAGCGCATGGACGAGATCAAACGGTCGCAGGGGGGATCGGTGCTCAGCAACGCCACACAGACGACGACCAGTTCGGGGGCGCCCACGGTCAGGCGGGTGGTCCGCGAGATCCAGTCGCTGCTGCGCTCGGTGGCCGCCGCCGGCGACATCATCGACGCCGCGGACACGCTCGCCCCGACCCACCCCGAACTGGCGGAGTTCCTCCGGGTGTACGGCGCCGGCCGCACCTCCGACGCCGTGACGCACTACCAGTCCCACCAGAGCTGA
- a CDS encoding rhomboid family intramembrane serine protease translates to MDQASGSRQDDAHSGLPVCYRHPGRETGVRCTRCERPICPECMVSASVGFQCPTCVREGSGTGHAPSASQPRTIAGGAVADDPHLVTKILIGLNLAMFVVQLAVGDSFTERFDLLGRAFTPTVGFGELQGVAEGQWYRMLTAMFLHGSYIHILSNMLSLWWIGGPLEAALGRARYLALYLVSGLAGSALAYLLAAPNQASLGASGAVYGLFGALAVLVRRQRYDMRPVIALLVINLVITFGWSGISWQAHVGGLVAGLVIGAAMVYAPRERRSLVQFGTCALMLGVVLIVTLLRTAQLT, encoded by the coding sequence ATGGACCAGGCGTCCGGCAGCCGGCAGGACGACGCACACAGCGGCCTGCCCGTCTGCTACCGGCACCCCGGCCGGGAGACCGGCGTGCGCTGCACCCGCTGCGAGCGTCCGATCTGCCCGGAGTGCATGGTCAGCGCCTCGGTCGGCTTCCAGTGCCCGACCTGCGTCCGCGAGGGCTCCGGCACCGGTCACGCCCCGAGCGCCTCGCAGCCCCGCACGATCGCGGGCGGCGCGGTGGCCGACGACCCGCACCTGGTCACGAAGATCCTCATCGGTCTCAACCTGGCGATGTTCGTGGTCCAGCTGGCGGTCGGCGACAGCTTCACCGAGCGGTTCGACCTCCTCGGCCGCGCCTTCACGCCGACCGTCGGATTCGGCGAGCTCCAGGGCGTGGCCGAAGGCCAGTGGTACCGGATGCTGACCGCGATGTTCCTGCACGGCAGCTACATCCACATCCTGTCCAACATGCTCAGCCTCTGGTGGATCGGCGGCCCTCTCGAAGCGGCCCTGGGCCGGGCCCGCTACCTCGCCCTGTACCTGGTGTCCGGGCTCGCCGGCAGCGCGCTGGCCTATCTGCTGGCCGCGCCCAACCAGGCCTCGCTCGGCGCGTCCGGCGCTGTCTACGGGCTCTTCGGCGCGCTCGCGGTGCTGGTGCGGCGTCAGCGGTACGACATGCGTCCGGTGATCGCCCTGCTGGTGATCAACCTGGTCATCACGTTCGGCTGGAGCGGTATCTCCTGGCAGGCGCACGTCGGCGGCCTGGTCGCCGGCCTCGTCATCGGCGCCGCCATGGTGTATGCGCCGCGTGAGCGCCGCTCCCTCGTCCAGTTCGGGACCTGCGCGTTGATGCTGGGCGTGGTCCTCATCGTCACGCTCCTGAGAACCGCCCAGCTCACCTGA
- the crgA gene encoding cell division protein CrgA translates to MPKSRIRKKSDYTPPPAKQATAIKLNSRAWVAPVMLAMFLIGLAWIVVFYVTDGRLPIDQLNNWNIVVGFGFIAAGFGVSTQWK, encoded by the coding sequence GTGCCGAAGTCACGTATCCGCAAGAAGTCCGACTACACGCCGCCCCCGGCGAAGCAGGCGACCGCAATCAAGCTGAACAGTCGCGCCTGGGTCGCACCCGTGATGCTGGCCATGTTCCTCATCGGGCTCGCCTGGATCGTGGTCTTCTACGTCACCGACGGCAGGCTGCCCATCGACCAGCTGAACAACTGGAACATCGTGGTCGGCTTCGGGTTCATCGCGGCCGGGTTCGGCGTCTCCACCCAGTGGAAGTGA
- a CDS encoding DUF5324 family protein encodes MTRIDSVRAATGSAKGSVLHAAEVVAPYADTAKERAALYAHEARVRLAPKVSLAAEQARVQYGAHVAPRLEQALTHVPPKVDLAAHEAAVRTRLAARQAADYSRPRIEQAVAAAGPVKEEAASRGAAALAALRGQVTPKEIEKLVRKHRRHARAGKLAKALAVLGVAVGGTYAAWKWWDKQANPDWLVEPPAATEVPSSGTTLTSVDGSADPAVLDPEVQAKQAEEEAAKRDDRD; translated from the coding sequence GTGACCCGCATCGACAGCGTGCGCGCCGCGACCGGCTCGGCGAAGGGAAGCGTGCTGCACGCCGCGGAAGTGGTGGCGCCCTACGCCGACACGGCCAAGGAACGGGCCGCGCTCTACGCGCACGAGGCCCGTGTACGGCTCGCGCCCAAAGTGTCGCTGGCCGCCGAACAGGCCCGCGTCCAGTACGGCGCCCACGTCGCACCGCGCCTGGAACAGGCTCTGACGCATGTCCCGCCGAAGGTCGACCTGGCCGCGCACGAAGCCGCCGTCCGCACCCGTCTGGCCGCCCGGCAGGCGGCCGACTACTCCCGGCCGAGGATCGAACAGGCGGTTGCCGCGGCCGGCCCCGTGAAGGAAGAAGCCGCCTCTCGTGGCGCTGCCGCGCTGGCCGCCCTGCGCGGTCAGGTGACGCCGAAGGAGATCGAGAAGCTGGTGCGCAAGCACCGGCGGCATGCCAGGGCGGGCAAGCTCGCCAAGGCGCTGGCCGTGCTGGGCGTCGCCGTCGGCGGCACGTACGCGGCCTGGAAGTGGTGGGACAAGCAGGCCAACCCGGACTGGCTGGTCGAGCCGCCGGCGGCCACGGAGGTGCCCTCCTCGGGCACCACCCTGACCTCGGTGGACGGCAGCGCCGATCCGGCCGTTCTGGACCCCGAGGTCCAGGCCAAGCAGGCCGAGGAGGAGGCCGCGAAGCGCGACGACCGCGACTGA